The region ATGAAGAGCAGAATGTGCCGGAGGCTGGGGCTGTAAATAAAGAACATAATGTGCAAGAGGACGGGGGGCATGTGGATGAAGAGCATAATGTGCAAGATGAAGGGGGACTTGTGGATGCAGAGCAGAATGTGCATGGGGGGCATGTGGATGCAGAGCAGAATGTGCAAGAGGAGGGGGCCTATGGATGCAGAACATAATGTGCAAGATGGGGGGGCCTGTGGATGATGCATTTGACCCCGATCTTGATGATTACATAGTTGACCCCGATTACGATGTATGGGATGATAACGACGACTTGCAGCACGTGCTCTCTGAAGGTTAAAAATTGTCATTCTTGCACTTTGCCCATAGGATCAATGAGAAATCGGGCAATGGAAGCAGTCGTGGAGGTTGTTACAGTGTTTTGCCAGAATAAAATTTATGGATGCACAGAAAGCTTCAATTATGACCCAAAGACAAAGCACGAGAAGTATTGTTCCTTCGTAGCGTGTTCATGCCCGGTTCGAGACTGCAATGTCAAAGGGTCGTCCAAAATGATTTATGGTCACTGCAAAGAGATGCATAAACATTCTTTTATACCATTTCATTTTGGACGTAGATTCGGTGTTTCTCTGAACTTGGATGATAGGGGCTTACTTCTCCAAGAGGACACATCATATACTGTGTTTGTTGTGAACAACACAACGTCTTCTTAtgggaatattataactgtgTTTTGTCTTGGACCAAGTTAAACAGACGATGCCCTTATgacattgaaataaaatttactgAGTCCTCCGTTGACAGGTTTCATTCTTCTACGAAGAATTTTCAAGACGCCAACAATTTCTACAGTTCGTTGACAGAGTTACTTCTTGATAGTAGTGATCGTGATTTTTTTCCTGACGGGTTGGTAAAGATGGAGTTTTGTGTATGTCGATCATGAGAGCTTGGTTCGGATGATGACATATAATGACGAGGATGCTGCCCTAAGTCAAATTCTAGGTCTAATGATGTGTTAAGTTTTTGTGTAGTAACTTTGTTTAGAAACTGAGAATATATAAGTTAGTTTTTCTGTAGTAATTTTTGAATATGTAAGACTTTTGATcagtatttgttttaaaataaacgtaatatattaattactttatgtttcttaaaatattattttaagggTCTTTACTTGATTAAATAATACAAGATCAGAGTCCTTGGTTGAATAAATAACTAAAGTTTAGGGTCCACAAGTGAACAATGGTCCTAAAGTTAAGGGCCCACAGATGATCGTTAAGTTTAGCTTCCTAACAACCAATacacaaaaaacaaaataacattTCAATAACGACCAATACACAATAATAAACGGGAATATCATAAGCAAACAAACAATACTTTTCCAACATTTAATCGACCAGCGCAAAAATACAAATTCTCAGTATTAATAcaaattgcaaaataaatattaacctaaaagGTTACAACTGTTGATCCATAACTTTGCACAAAAAAGGTCACTCAAGTGTGTCAACCTTCAGTCTGAACCACCAGACTGCTGTTTCTCCAGGGGTTCATCAACAACTTCACTTTGCAGCACCAGTGGTTCACCTGGACCTTCAATCTGCAGCACCTCCACTGGTTCCCCGGGACCTTCAATCTGCAGCACCTTCACTGGTTCATCGGGACCTTCAATTCGCAGCAACTGCACTGGTTCAGCCTCAGCAACAGCCTGCAGCTCCAATGCATCATCCCCATCTTCAAGTTCTTTCAACCCAAATAATGTCTGTCCAAATACAAGCCTTAGGTTGCACACGTCAACACAGCTTAACTTCCTAACATACACATCAACACTACCATCTTGTGCCCCAGCCAGTGCCATGTCCATGACATGGTCATCATTTTCCATAGGAATTAATTCTTCAGTATACATGCCAGCCCGCCTCCAATAATACATTAACAATCCCTGAACCTTCAATTCAAGTAACCACTTATCTAGACTATTTAATCCTATATCCTC is a window of Mercurialis annua linkage group LG2, ddMerAnnu1.2, whole genome shotgun sequence DNA encoding:
- the LOC126668585 gene encoding uncharacterized protein LOC126668585; translated protein: MGGPVDDAFDPDLDDYIVDPDYDVWDDNDDLQHVLSEESFNYDPKTKHEKYCSFVACSCPVRDCNVKGSSKMIYGHCKEMHKHSFIPFHFGRRFGVSLNLDDRGLLLQEDTSYTVFVVNNTTFHSSTKNFQDANNFYSSLTELLLDSSDRDFFPDGLVKMEFCKLRIYKLVFL